Proteins encoded together in one Acidaminococcus timonensis window:
- a CDS encoding aminoacyl-histidine dipeptidase yields the protein MENQKFESLEQLLHHPVFHHFGELCRIPHPSFQEKTISAAVYSWARQKGFETWQDDWNNVFIRKPASPGYEERPAVMLQAHLDMVCQKARGVEHDFARDPIHLELAGDLLSTGGRTTLGADDGIGVALAMALLEDDSLPHPELETLFTTAEEEDMSGAQNVDASDFHARYLVNIDNAAERHSVTGSCGGFGVKFHLPVTWEAVPGQALFYHLKVEGLQGGHSGEDIHRGRGNANIFLIRMLLGARKKMPLHLASLHGGTFRLAIPRDAEAVVMVPAAQKEEFLVAVDQVVEHLRAEYKAVAANLKMTVELAAGPETGLVVSQDVTDKFIQVLVLSPNGISEMNAAIPTVVQSSDNLGEIRLEPEENRLVVVYEIRTSFRSKADYIWDKIYLLAQLVGGTCEKFAAYPGWPNDPDSKLTPQVQQVYQDLFGETMAATPIHSGLECGCLMEKRPELDAISLGPDCWDLHSPQERLSVSSTLRMYEFLKKLLAEIQ from the coding sequence ATGGAAAACCAGAAATTTGAATCGTTGGAACAGCTTTTGCACCATCCGGTATTCCATCATTTTGGGGAATTGTGCCGGATTCCGCACCCTTCTTTCCAGGAGAAGACCATCAGCGCCGCCGTGTACAGCTGGGCCAGGCAGAAGGGCTTCGAGACCTGGCAGGATGACTGGAACAATGTGTTCATCCGCAAACCGGCTTCCCCCGGCTATGAGGAGCGTCCGGCGGTGATGCTCCAGGCCCATCTGGATATGGTTTGTCAGAAGGCCAGGGGAGTGGAACACGATTTTGCCCGGGATCCCATCCATCTGGAGCTGGCTGGAGACCTTCTGTCCACCGGCGGCCGGACCACCCTGGGGGCTGATGACGGCATCGGCGTGGCCCTGGCCATGGCGCTCCTGGAAGATGACAGCCTGCCCCATCCGGAACTGGAAACCCTGTTCACCACCGCAGAGGAAGAAGATATGAGCGGCGCCCAGAACGTGGATGCCAGCGATTTCCACGCCCGCTACCTGGTAAACATCGACAATGCGGCAGAACGCCATTCTGTCACCGGAAGCTGCGGCGGGTTCGGGGTGAAGTTCCATCTGCCGGTCACCTGGGAGGCCGTTCCCGGCCAGGCCCTGTTCTACCATCTGAAGGTGGAGGGGCTCCAGGGTGGCCATTCCGGGGAGGATATCCACCGGGGCCGGGGCAATGCCAACATCTTCCTGATCCGGATGCTGCTGGGGGCCCGGAAGAAGATGCCCCTGCATCTGGCCTCCCTCCACGGAGGGACCTTCCGGCTGGCGATCCCCCGGGATGCGGAGGCGGTGGTTATGGTGCCAGCGGCCCAAAAAGAGGAGTTTCTGGTGGCAGTGGATCAGGTGGTCGAGCACCTGCGGGCCGAATACAAGGCCGTAGCTGCCAATCTGAAGATGACCGTGGAACTGGCGGCAGGGCCGGAAACGGGGCTGGTGGTGTCCCAGGATGTAACGGACAAGTTCATCCAGGTGCTGGTGCTGTCCCCCAACGGGATCTCGGAAATGAATGCGGCCATCCCCACAGTGGTCCAGAGCAGTGACAACCTGGGGGAAATCCGGTTGGAACCGGAGGAGAACCGGCTGGTGGTGGTTTACGAAATCCGCACTTCCTTCCGCTCCAAGGCCGATTACATCTGGGACAAGATCTATCTGCTGGCCCAATTGGTGGGCGGTACCTGCGAAAAATTCGCCGCCTACCCCGGCTGGCCCAACGATCCGGATTCCAAACTGACACCCCAGGTGCAGCAGGTCTACCAGGACCTGTTCGGAGAAACCATGGCGGCCACACCCATCCATTCCGGGTTGGAATGTGGCTGCCTCATGGAAAAGCGTCCCGAACTGGATGCCATTTCACTGGGGCCTGACTGCTGGGATCTCCATTCTCCCCAGGAACGACTGAGCGTCAGCAGCACCCTGCGGATGTATGAGTTTCTGAAGAAACTCCTGGCAGAAATTCAATAA
- a CDS encoding EamA family transporter — translation MFPLPAQSGSILVLLGALCWSLNSPLVKYLPLDPFLICGLRSVIAGLVLLPFLRPRRIHWNRWLIAYCLSYCALCLSVIASLSRTSAAIGVGMQYTATVWLFLLLWYRTGYFNPRAFLPVLVIMAGVVCFMLSGGSGDSDSLGNAIALTEGIFFAGMSLVSRKATRENVLGLTALGNLFTGALVFSLFPSARLGLTAMTGQEWVLMLLLGVVQVAGGYSFYNLGVQKIPARKASVLALWEMILGPLWVALFLHQYPNPMVLTGLTIILGGMLLDAKMT, via the coding sequence ATGTTCCCTCTCCCTGCCCAGTCCGGTTCCATCCTGGTTCTCCTGGGTGCCCTCTGCTGGAGCCTGAACTCCCCCCTGGTAAAATACCTTCCCCTGGATCCCTTTTTGATCTGCGGATTGCGTTCTGTCATTGCCGGGCTGGTCCTGCTGCCCTTCCTGCGTCCCCGCAGGATCCACTGGAACCGGTGGCTGATCGCCTACTGCCTGAGTTACTGTGCCCTGTGCCTCAGCGTGATTGCCTCCCTTTCCCGGACATCGGCGGCCATCGGGGTGGGGATGCAGTACACGGCCACCGTCTGGCTGTTCCTGCTGCTGTGGTACCGGACCGGCTACTTCAATCCCAGGGCCTTCCTGCCGGTACTGGTGATCATGGCCGGTGTGGTCTGCTTCATGCTTTCCGGAGGCAGTGGAGATTCGGATTCCCTGGGAAATGCCATCGCTCTCACAGAGGGGATCTTCTTTGCAGGAATGAGCCTGGTCTCCAGGAAGGCCACCCGAGAAAATGTGCTGGGACTGACCGCTCTGGGGAACCTGTTCACCGGAGCCCTGGTGTTCAGCCTGTTCCCTTCCGCCCGGCTGGGACTGACCGCCATGACCGGCCAGGAATGGGTCCTGATGCTGCTTTTGGGCGTGGTCCAGGTGGCCGGAGGCTACAGTTTCTATAATCTGGGCGTCCAGAAAATCCCGGCCCGGAAAGCTTCGGTACTGGCCCTGTGGGAAATGATCCTGGGACCTCTCTGGGTAGCCCTGTTCCTGCACCAGTACCCCAATCCCATGGTACTCACCGGTTTGACCATCATCCTGGGGGGAATGCTGCTGGATGCAAAAATGACATAA
- a CDS encoding DUF3870 domain-containing protein — MEKHYPSDSVFVTGVAKVSRDDVINSMYGGTFSLSLVIDRNTGTIIHCSANMIMADTIAFLQDILIGKNLLADMETMVQELRRRFLALSQKAVIAALKDAQNHYLNVYPTAGNQ, encoded by the coding sequence ATGGAAAAACACTACCCGTCCGATTCTGTTTTCGTCACCGGGGTGGCCAAAGTATCCCGGGACGATGTGATCAATTCCATGTATGGTGGGACCTTTTCCCTGAGCCTGGTCATCGACCGGAATACAGGGACCATCATCCATTGCAGTGCCAACATGATCATGGCCGATACCATTGCCTTCCTGCAGGATATCCTGATTGGAAAGAACCTGCTGGCCGACATGGAAACAATGGTGCAGGAGCTGCGCCGACGGTTCCTGGCTCTGTCCCAGAAAGCGGTGATTGCCGCCTTGAAGGATGCCCAGAACCATTACCTGAACGTCTATCCAACGGCCGGCAACCAGTGA
- a CDS encoding transcription repressor NadR: protein MENQERRKKILEMLKEATKPVTGTEMAQVCQVSRQIIVGDIALLRASGTPVISTPRGYQLQQVSPYGVQESFLCKHGPEKVEAELNSIVDNGGVVHNVVVEHEVYGFLEGELNLKSRRDVQLYLQKMRATRAPLLSSISEGVHTHLVAASTPEDMEAVRKALETLGVLYEEKK, encoded by the coding sequence ATGGAGAACCAGGAACGGAGAAAAAAAATCCTGGAAATGCTGAAAGAAGCCACCAAACCGGTTACCGGGACGGAAATGGCCCAGGTCTGCCAGGTCAGCCGTCAGATCATTGTGGGAGATATTGCCCTGCTGCGGGCCAGCGGGACGCCGGTGATTTCCACCCCCCGGGGCTACCAGTTGCAGCAGGTCAGTCCCTACGGCGTGCAGGAATCCTTTTTGTGCAAACATGGGCCGGAGAAAGTGGAGGCAGAACTGAATTCCATTGTGGATAACGGGGGAGTTGTCCACAATGTGGTTGTGGAACACGAGGTCTATGGATTCCTGGAAGGAGAACTGAACCTGAAATCCCGCCGGGATGTGCAGCTGTATCTGCAAAAGATGAGAGCCACCCGGGCTCCTCTGCTGTCCAGCATATCGGAGGGTGTCCATACCCATCTGGTGGCGGCTTCCACCCCGGAAGACATGGAAGCGGTACGGAAGGCCCTGGAGACGCTGGGAGTGCTGTACGAAGAAAAAAAGTGA
- a CDS encoding YfcC family protein, whose amino-acid sequence MAEEKKSKFKLHALNPMVLLGIIMFAAFLASYIVPAGEYSRVLNPVLNKEVVDPATFHYIEQQPVSLFYLFESLTLGLQNAAEIISFLFIIGGMFAIMDATGAINAGLSNVVEKMKGRELLMIPVVMVLFSLLSAFAGCFEEFLAFTPLVIGVSVAMGFDSLTAIAIVFCAAPVGYAGAMTNPFTVGVAQGICGLPMFSGMGLRAVLFVVMNIVTIPYVMWYANKVRKNPELSTVREEDLLYNSHLKLQETPVITLRHKLVLMLFVGTIAAVVLGVLKFDFYINEMAGLFLACGLLAGIIGGLSSGEIADAFLAGCSNMLFANLVIGMCNAAVLIMQNAHIMDTVIHYMASLLNGLPPTLSACGMFIVQDLFNVLVPSGSGKAAITMPLFAPLADLIGVTRQTAVLAFQMGDAFTNVFAPTSGEVVAACAMAHISFGKWFRWLAPLFAIWCVVALAFMVIAVQIHYGPF is encoded by the coding sequence ATGGCAGAGGAAAAGAAAAGCAAGTTCAAGCTCCACGCACTGAATCCCATGGTGCTCCTGGGAATCATCATGTTCGCCGCTTTCCTGGCATCCTATATCGTCCCTGCGGGGGAATACAGCCGGGTCCTAAATCCTGTTCTCAACAAGGAAGTGGTGGATCCCGCCACTTTCCATTACATTGAGCAGCAGCCCGTTTCCCTTTTCTATCTGTTTGAATCTCTGACCCTGGGGCTCCAGAATGCAGCGGAAATCATTTCCTTTCTGTTCATCATCGGGGGCATGTTCGCCATTATGGATGCCACCGGAGCCATCAATGCCGGGCTGTCCAATGTGGTGGAAAAGATGAAGGGCCGGGAACTGCTGATGATTCCGGTGGTCATGGTGCTTTTCAGCCTGCTGTCCGCGTTTGCCGGCTGCTTTGAAGAATTCCTGGCATTCACCCCCCTGGTGATCGGGGTTTCCGTGGCCATGGGTTTCGATTCCCTCACCGCCATTGCCATTGTATTCTGTGCGGCGCCTGTAGGGTATGCAGGGGCCATGACCAATCCGTTTACCGTAGGGGTAGCCCAGGGTATCTGCGGTCTGCCCATGTTTTCCGGCATGGGGCTCCGGGCAGTGCTGTTTGTGGTCATGAACATCGTGACCATTCCCTATGTAATGTGGTACGCCAATAAAGTTCGTAAGAATCCGGAACTGAGTACGGTCCGGGAAGAAGATCTGCTGTACAACAGCCATCTGAAACTCCAGGAAACTCCGGTGATCACCCTGCGGCACAAACTGGTGCTGATGCTGTTTGTGGGGACCATCGCCGCCGTGGTCCTGGGGGTGCTGAAATTCGACTTTTACATCAACGAAATGGCGGGGCTGTTCCTGGCATGTGGTCTCCTGGCCGGCATCATCGGGGGGCTGTCTTCCGGTGAAATCGCCGATGCGTTCCTGGCCGGCTGCAGCAACATGCTGTTTGCCAACCTGGTCATCGGCATGTGCAACGCAGCCGTGCTGATCATGCAGAATGCGCATATCATGGATACGGTGATCCATTACATGGCCAGCCTGCTCAATGGACTGCCGCCCACCCTCAGCGCCTGCGGCATGTTCATTGTCCAGGATCTGTTCAACGTACTGGTACCTTCCGGCAGCGGCAAGGCAGCCATTACCATGCCTCTGTTCGCACCGCTGGCGGATCTGATCGGGGTGACCCGGCAGACGGCCGTCCTGGCCTTCCAGATGGGGGATGCCTTCACCAACGTATTCGCACCCACCAGCGGGGAAGTGGTGGCCGCCTGTGCCATGGCTCACATTTCCTTTGGGAAATGGTTCCGCTGGCTGGCCCCTCTCTTTGCCATCTGGTGCGTGGTCGCTCTGGCCTTTATGGTCATTGCTGTCCAGATCCACTACGGTCCGTTCTAA
- the murI gene encoding glutamate racemase — protein MQTAQPIGVIDSGVGGLTVLKWLQAKMPHENFIFIGDTARTPYGNRSREEITRFVADMTAWLNKRNIKQLVVACNTITVLGTDTIRGSYPFDVIGMAKGSRMVPLVTKNNRVGFFATDFTVSTGAHKREIQKLCPQIQVFGQGCPKFVPLIEGERFGSPELKAAIHEYAEKLKAHHVDTVLLSCTHYPFVRKEIEDEFGPSVTVLDPAERTAQDALESLQKRHLALTTGIGRAEVCFTADLERGKRLAARMLDLNKCDFRLIDLKKDPGLPGDISPLKSQAQGILGNQTV, from the coding sequence ATGCAGACAGCACAACCCATTGGTGTCATCGATTCCGGCGTAGGCGGCTTGACCGTCCTTAAATGGCTCCAGGCCAAAATGCCCCACGAAAACTTCATCTTCATCGGCGATACAGCCCGTACCCCCTACGGCAACCGCAGCCGGGAAGAAATCACCCGCTTTGTAGCCGATATGACAGCCTGGCTCAACAAGCGGAACATCAAACAGCTGGTGGTGGCCTGCAATACCATTACGGTGCTGGGCACGGATACGATCAGGGGCAGTTATCCCTTCGACGTGATTGGGATGGCCAAAGGTTCCCGCATGGTGCCTCTGGTCACGAAGAACAACCGGGTGGGTTTCTTTGCCACGGACTTCACCGTTTCTACCGGAGCCCACAAACGGGAAATCCAGAAACTGTGCCCCCAGATCCAGGTATTCGGCCAGGGCTGTCCCAAATTCGTACCGCTGATCGAAGGAGAACGATTCGGCAGCCCGGAACTGAAAGCCGCCATCCATGAATATGCAGAAAAGCTGAAGGCCCACCATGTGGATACGGTGCTGCTCTCCTGTACCCACTATCCTTTCGTGCGGAAAGAGATCGAAGACGAATTCGGTCCCTCTGTAACGGTACTGGATCCGGCGGAACGGACGGCCCAGGACGCCCTGGAATCCCTCCAAAAACGGCATCTGGCCCTGACCACCGGCATCGGCCGGGCCGAAGTGTGCTTCACCGCCGACCTGGAACGGGGCAAGCGCCTGGCTGCCCGTATGCTGGACCTGAACAAATGCGATTTCCGCCTGATCGATTTGAAGAAGGACCCCGGACTTCCCGGTGACATCTCCCCTCTCAAGTCTCAGGCCCAGGGGATTCTTGGTAACCAAACGGTCTGA
- a CDS encoding MATE family efflux transporter, giving the protein MTKEYQSRWSVFAMSLPIFIEIGLQMLVPNMDQFMLSHYSQDAVAAVGNGNMILIHGLGPIPSLGVAGVCISTNTAKVLGLLLVMYLLRKKTPLRLSLRHLRPFPKKTLKNLLYLGIPSAGETFSYQLSQTTIMTFVNLFGIAVITTKVYAYIIAMISYLYSQALAMATQILVGYFKGADENSEVDKRVKFTILISILLSGTLAILVYFHSDAIFSLFTEDPEVHALGKMILFVDIFLEIGRAVNMCMVMALNAAGDVKAPITIGIIFMWSVSVLGSWFFGIHLLWGLVGIWIAMALDECSRGLVFFWRWHQGVWRKAVI; this is encoded by the coding sequence GTGACGAAAGAATACCAAAGCCGCTGGTCGGTGTTTGCCATGTCCCTGCCCATCTTCATCGAAATCGGTCTGCAGATGCTGGTTCCCAATATGGATCAGTTCATGCTGAGCCATTATTCCCAGGATGCAGTGGCAGCCGTGGGAAACGGCAACATGATCCTGATCCATGGTCTGGGCCCCATTCCCTCCCTGGGGGTAGCCGGGGTATGCATCTCCACCAATACAGCCAAAGTCCTGGGGCTGCTGCTGGTCATGTACCTGCTGCGGAAGAAAACACCCCTGCGGCTTTCTCTCCGCCACCTGCGCCCCTTCCCGAAGAAAACCCTGAAGAATCTGCTGTATCTGGGGATTCCCTCCGCCGGGGAAACCTTTTCCTACCAGCTTTCCCAGACCACCATCATGACCTTTGTGAATCTGTTCGGGATTGCCGTGATCACCACCAAAGTCTATGCCTATATCATCGCCATGATCAGCTACCTGTATTCCCAGGCCCTGGCCATGGCCACCCAGATCCTGGTAGGATACTTCAAGGGAGCGGACGAAAACAGCGAAGTGGACAAACGGGTAAAGTTCACCATCCTGATTTCCATCCTGCTGTCCGGTACCCTGGCCATCCTGGTCTACTTCCACAGTGATGCCATCTTCTCCCTGTTCACAGAGGATCCGGAAGTCCATGCCCTGGGCAAAATGATCCTGTTTGTGGATATTTTCCTGGAAATTGGACGGGCCGTGAATATGTGCATGGTCATGGCTCTCAATGCAGCTGGTGATGTAAAGGCCCCCATCACCATCGGGATCATCTTCATGTGGTCCGTCTCCGTGCTGGGAAGCTGGTTCTTCGGCATCCATCTGCTCTGGGGCCTGGTGGGCATCTGGATTGCCATGGCCCTGGACGAATGCAGCCGGGGCCTGGTATTCTTCTGGCGCTGGCACCAGGGAGTGTGGAGGAAAGCCGTCATATAA
- a CDS encoding TetR/AcrR family transcriptional regulator, with protein MKKTLMEEIGQKRTLSLRQKRNMAYFVEATEKILQKEGLGGVTIRRVAAEAGYNSATLYNYFQDLDDLILFGSVCYLREYLVDLAHELQPGMDSLERYRTIYRCFNNHAFQAPEIFYNMFFGKYSHRLEDVIQTYYLELFPEELKELPEDARQMVLRGNLAERDQVVMQHMVEDGFVEGSRAAETLEIIVALHESYIHKAYLANCKESIETLRKGFRHIFEYVLAQARPAQP; from the coding sequence ATGAAAAAAACATTGATGGAGGAAATTGGGCAAAAGAGGACGTTATCCCTTCGGCAGAAACGGAATATGGCCTATTTTGTGGAAGCCACAGAAAAAATCCTGCAGAAGGAGGGCCTGGGCGGAGTCACTATCCGCCGGGTGGCTGCGGAGGCAGGGTACAACAGTGCCACCCTCTACAACTATTTTCAGGATCTGGATGATCTGATCCTGTTCGGATCCGTCTGTTATCTGCGGGAATACCTGGTCGATCTGGCCCATGAGCTGCAGCCGGGCATGGATTCTCTGGAACGGTACCGGACCATTTACCGGTGTTTCAACAACCATGCCTTCCAGGCACCGGAGATCTTCTACAACATGTTCTTCGGGAAATACAGCCATCGTCTGGAGGATGTGATCCAGACGTATTACCTGGAACTGTTCCCGGAAGAATTGAAAGAGTTGCCGGAGGATGCCCGCCAGATGGTGCTGCGGGGCAATCTGGCAGAGCGGGATCAGGTGGTCATGCAGCATATGGTGGAAGACGGATTCGTAGAGGGATCCCGGGCGGCTGAAACCCTGGAGATCATTGTGGCCCTCCATGAAAGCTATATCCATAAGGCGTATCTGGCCAATTGCAAAGAAAGCATTGAGACACTGAGGAAAGGGTTCCGGCACATTTTTGAGTATGTGCTGGCACAGGCCCGGCCTGCACAGCCCTGA